One Psychrosphaera aestuarii DNA window includes the following coding sequences:
- the ftsL gene encoding cell division protein FtsL, translating into MNITIKNVVDTQLARYILSDLRKHKLTVGLLLLNVIAAVAVVHWAQLNRQMVIQQDVLLQQRDDIDLRWRHLLLEQRALAEHSRVENIARERLEMERPTSDQEVVVTLP; encoded by the coding sequence ATGAACATAACAATAAAAAATGTCGTTGATACTCAATTAGCGCGGTATATTTTAAGCGACTTACGTAAGCATAAACTTACAGTGGGGCTTCTGCTGCTCAATGTTATCGCTGCGGTTGCAGTGGTGCACTGGGCACAGTTAAATAGGCAAATGGTCATTCAACAAGATGTATTGTTGCAACAACGTGACGATATTGATCTTCGTTGGCGCCATTTGTTATTAGAGCAAAGAGCTCTGGCTGAACATAGCCGAGTTGAAAATATTGCTCGTGAACGCTTAGAGATGGAACGCCCAACATCAGATCAAGAGGTGGTAGTTACGTTGCCATGA
- a CDS encoding penicillin-binding transpeptidase domain-containing protein produces the protein MKDWLNNKNKKTTTKRSTKKGAQAKSGLKSGKQTQQAKQLTKPSVNRWRFQFVISFLVLVFSSVIGRAAYLQIIQPEKLILEGDKRTVRVKESSVQRGMITDRNGVELAVSVPVQTIWADPKRVLEYPEFETDVRWKALAKVLQMEEHELLARITNNQDKRFIYLKRKTNPVVADYVQQLRIPGVRLREESKRYYPAGEITAHVVGFTNIDGKGIEGVELRHNDWMVGTPGKRKIIKDAKGREIEVIEEEQGSEPQNIALTIDQRIQSAVYQELKKAVQTYEAASGSAIVVDIETAEVLAMVNSPSFNPNNRMNVSMHRFRNRAITDTFEPGSTMKPISVLNALEYGSFGTLDLVDTSPGYMRIGGRRISDPRNRGMLSLADVLKYSSNMGSTKLALSTPKESFLGLFYKMGLVDSSGVDLVGESTGLFNDRRRWSDSEIASLSFGYGISVTAAQLARMYTTIGAGGLSRPLSIIKTDIEKPSERIVAEDVAYNVLEMMESVISEEGSGKNAMVKGYRVAGKTGTSQKATAGGYGHDYVNTFAGIGPVSDPKIAVVVVLNDPKGDYYYGGETAAPTFGKIMRQTLRILNVAPDAIGDKKIQLADIRRKNDDVN, from the coding sequence ATGAAGGACTGGTTGAATAATAAAAATAAAAAAACAACAACCAAACGTAGCACCAAAAAAGGGGCCCAAGCCAAGTCGGGCCTAAAATCTGGGAAACAAACCCAACAAGCCAAACAATTAACTAAGCCAAGTGTAAATCGTTGGCGCTTTCAGTTCGTCATTTCGTTTTTAGTTTTAGTCTTTAGCTCTGTAATTGGACGAGCGGCCTACCTGCAAATAATTCAACCTGAGAAGCTTATCCTAGAGGGCGATAAGCGTACCGTTCGAGTGAAAGAGTCATCGGTTCAGCGTGGCATGATCACCGACCGCAACGGTGTAGAACTTGCGGTTAGTGTTCCTGTACAAACGATTTGGGCTGACCCTAAGCGCGTATTAGAGTATCCAGAGTTTGAAACCGACGTGCGTTGGAAAGCGCTGGCTAAAGTACTTCAAATGGAAGAGCACGAATTATTAGCTAGGATCACCAACAACCAAGACAAACGTTTTATCTACTTAAAACGCAAAACAAACCCTGTTGTAGCTGATTATGTTCAGCAACTTAGAATTCCAGGTGTGCGATTACGAGAAGAATCGAAACGTTATTACCCAGCTGGCGAAATTACAGCACACGTAGTGGGCTTTACAAACATAGATGGCAAAGGCATAGAGGGTGTTGAACTTCGCCATAATGACTGGATGGTTGGTACGCCGGGTAAACGTAAAATAATTAAAGATGCAAAAGGCCGAGAAATTGAGGTTATTGAAGAAGAGCAAGGGTCAGAACCACAAAATATCGCCTTAACTATCGACCAACGAATTCAGTCAGCTGTTTATCAAGAGCTTAAAAAAGCAGTGCAAACTTATGAAGCCGCCTCGGGTAGCGCTATTGTAGTTGATATTGAAACGGCTGAAGTGTTAGCGATGGTAAATAGTCCTTCATTTAATCCAAACAATCGCATGAATGTTTCTATGCACCGTTTTCGCAATCGAGCCATTACCGATACGTTTGAGCCAGGATCAACAATGAAGCCAATTTCGGTACTTAATGCTTTGGAATATGGCTCATTCGGAACACTTGATTTAGTCGACACGTCACCGGGATACATGCGAATAGGTGGCCGTCGTATTTCAGATCCGCGTAACCGCGGCATGCTCAGTTTGGCGGATGTCTTAAAATACTCTTCTAATATGGGCTCAACTAAATTAGCGTTATCAACACCAAAAGAGTCATTTTTAGGATTGTTTTATAAAATGGGCTTGGTTGACAGTAGCGGTGTTGACTTAGTGGGTGAAAGTACTGGTTTATTTAACGATAGACGTCGTTGGTCAGACTCTGAGATTGCAAGCTTGTCGTTTGGTTATGGGATATCGGTGACAGCCGCTCAGCTAGCTCGAATGTACACAACCATTGGTGCAGGAGGCTTAAGTCGACCGCTGTCGATTATTAAAACAGATATTGAAAAACCATCAGAACGAATTGTTGCAGAAGACGTTGCTTATAATGTATTGGAGATGATGGAAAGTGTCATTTCTGAGGAAGGTTCAGGTAAAAACGCTATGGTGAAAGGGTATCGTGTAGCAGGTAAAACGGGTACAAGCCAAAAAGCAACCGCAGGTGGATACGGACACGATTATGTTAATACTTTTGCTGGAATAGGTCCGGTTTCCGATCCAAAAATTGCCGTTGTTGTTGTGTTGAACGATCCTAAAGGCGACTATTATTATGGTGGTGAAACCGCTGCCCCTACTTTTGGTAAAATAATGCGACAAACGCTACGCATTTTAAATGTAGCACCAGATGCAATCGGCGATAAAAAAATACAATTAGCAGACATTAGGCGAAAGAATGATGACGTTAACTGA
- a CDS encoding UDP-N-acetylmuramoyl-L-alanyl-D-glutamate--2,6-diaminopimelate ligase, which produces MMTLTDEHDIIKELQRHLLNNVDKNQNPNKASHQSMLSRRLTQDSRQVAEGDIFVALTGHDLNGADYIDKAIAQGASAVLVDSACQMPAKINELSSQALVITVPKLRQKLAVLCKSFYFGEQQPLPVIGITGTNGKTSISHLLAQLADLASGGDANPSLSKKSCAVIGTMGSGHINNLTPSANTTPGITDVYKLLAAFANDKAYEYRAVAMEVSSHALAQERVSGLEFETAVFTNLTHEHLDYHGSMEQYFDEKAKLFIDYRPNNAVINVDDSYGLRLSSMLHESTRVVAYGQSQHVLAFNEYVFIKQVDCHSYGLQLQIEWQLGGLKESTELNLPLYGEFNAENIAAVFATAMLCGWTLDAAAFSKLKPVPGRLELYVEPEQPIAIVDYAHTPDALEASLKAVIRHLSGQLYLVFGCGGDRDASKRPLMAEVAEKYSNEIIVTNDNPRTESQEHIVNDIMAGFKAPQNVTVEYDRKRAIELAVSRAGYGDAVLIAGKGHEDYQIIGTQKINYDERAFTAGLMASRSCASRVQG; this is translated from the coding sequence ATGATGACGTTAACTGACGAGCACGACATCATTAAAGAGTTGCAACGACATCTCTTAAATAATGTTGATAAAAATCAAAACCCTAATAAAGCATCGCATCAGTCGATGCTTTCTCGTCGTTTAACACAAGACAGTAGACAGGTTGCCGAGGGTGACATTTTTGTCGCTTTAACCGGTCATGACCTAAACGGCGCTGACTATATTGATAAGGCAATTGCTCAAGGAGCAAGCGCTGTGTTAGTCGATAGTGCGTGTCAGATGCCAGCTAAAATCAATGAACTTTCCTCGCAAGCACTCGTTATTACAGTACCCAAGCTTCGACAAAAGTTAGCAGTATTGTGCAAAAGTTTCTATTTTGGCGAACAGCAACCTTTACCGGTTATCGGTATTACCGGTACAAATGGTAAGACTTCGATAAGCCATTTATTAGCGCAATTAGCAGACTTAGCTTCAGGTGGCGATGCTAATCCGAGCTTGTCGAAAAAAAGCTGTGCAGTTATTGGGACTATGGGCTCTGGTCATATAAATAATTTAACACCGAGTGCCAATACAACTCCGGGTATAACCGATGTATACAAATTGCTGGCGGCGTTTGCTAATGACAAAGCCTATGAATATCGTGCTGTTGCAATGGAGGTTTCGTCACACGCGTTGGCTCAAGAGCGCGTATCTGGACTTGAATTTGAAACAGCCGTTTTTACCAATTTGACTCACGAACATTTAGATTATCACGGTAGCATGGAGCAGTACTTTGATGAAAAAGCTAAATTGTTTATTGATTATCGCCCCAACAATGCAGTTATTAACGTTGACGATAGCTACGGGCTAAGACTTAGCAGCATGCTACACGAGTCGACAAGAGTGGTTGCATATGGTCAGTCTCAACATGTGTTGGCGTTTAACGAATATGTCTTTATCAAACAGGTCGATTGCCATAGTTACGGTTTACAACTTCAAATCGAATGGCAACTGGGTGGTCTAAAAGAATCTACAGAACTTAATTTGCCGTTGTATGGTGAGTTTAATGCAGAAAACATTGCCGCAGTGTTCGCTACAGCAATGCTTTGTGGTTGGACTTTAGACGCTGCCGCATTTTCCAAATTAAAACCAGTTCCAGGCCGGTTAGAATTATACGTAGAGCCAGAACAGCCTATCGCGATTGTTGATTATGCACATACACCTGATGCGCTTGAAGCATCACTTAAAGCAGTAATTCGCCATTTGTCTGGTCAACTATATCTTGTATTTGGCTGTGGTGGAGACCGAGATGCATCTAAACGCCCGTTAATGGCTGAAGTGGCTGAAAAGTATTCAAACGAGATAATTGTCACTAATGATAACCCTAGAACTGAAAGCCAAGAGCATATTGTTAATGATATTATGGCCGGTTTTAAAGCGCCGCAAAACGTAACGGTAGAATACGATAGAAAACGTGCGATTGAATTAGCTGTGTCTCGTGCTGGATATGGCGATGCGGTTTTAATAGCGGGCAAAGGGCATGAAGATTACCAAATAATTGGTACTCAAAAAATAAATTATGATGAACGTGCTTTTACAGCAGGTTTAATGGCAAGTCGCTCATGCGCAAGCCGGGTACAAGGGTAA
- a CDS encoding UDP-N-acetylmuramoyl-tripeptide--D-alanyl-D-alanine ligase, with product MINADLQWVSNVLGVAPSGVPNVDLTAPIGEISTDSRAIQSGQVFLALKGPNFDGSKFVEQVKQKCAIAVIVERPVDTDIVQFVVEDTLIALGKLGQAVARAVDPKIIAITGSVGKTSVKEMCAAIMSRKGKVLATDGNFNNQIGVPLTLLRLEKQHQYAVVELGANHIGEIAYTTGLTQPHVAILNNVAEAHLEGFGDIFGVVQAKGEIFTGLQANGLAIVNGDSEHKSFWLSKLATQFNTTPGKVVEFGFGEEIQNASNGITANNIQLNSAGCATFTMVYQGQSVDIELTLPGQHNVKNALAAAAACIELGATLEDVQQGLTQMVMVQGRVNLKPVSDRLLVIDDTYNANVQSVKAAIDLLASYQGKQVLVLGDMAELGHESTKLHTEVGEYALNKGIDLLCSFGVLSQSASSVLQAEGKGTHFSSKQALTESINTYIKQQLELQPSSNVTVLVKGSRSAKMELVVEQVITDNQQNNKAEPSC from the coding sequence ATGATAAACGCAGACTTACAATGGGTAAGCAATGTTCTTGGTGTCGCGCCCTCAGGTGTGCCAAATGTTGATTTAACCGCGCCAATAGGTGAAATATCAACGGACAGTCGTGCAATACAAAGCGGCCAAGTATTCTTAGCATTAAAAGGTCCAAACTTTGACGGGTCTAAGTTTGTAGAACAAGTTAAACAAAAATGCGCAATTGCGGTAATTGTTGAGCGTCCTGTCGATACTGATATTGTTCAGTTTGTGGTTGAGGATACGCTTATCGCGCTTGGTAAATTAGGCCAAGCTGTGGCGAGAGCGGTAGACCCGAAAATTATTGCTATTACCGGTAGCGTTGGAAAAACGTCGGTCAAAGAAATGTGCGCAGCCATTATGTCTAGAAAAGGCAAAGTGCTTGCAACCGATGGTAATTTTAATAACCAGATTGGCGTCCCTTTAACCTTGTTACGCCTAGAGAAACAACATCAATATGCGGTGGTTGAGCTTGGCGCGAATCACATTGGTGAAATTGCTTACACTACGGGATTAACGCAGCCTCACGTCGCTATTTTAAATAATGTGGCAGAAGCGCATTTAGAAGGTTTTGGCGACATCTTTGGTGTCGTTCAAGCTAAAGGCGAAATATTCACAGGTTTACAAGCAAATGGTTTAGCGATTGTAAATGGTGATTCTGAACATAAGTCTTTTTGGCTTAGCAAGTTAGCGACTCAGTTTAATACTACGCCGGGTAAAGTTGTTGAATTTGGTTTTGGCGAAGAGATTCAAAATGCCAGCAACGGAATTACTGCAAATAACATTCAGCTAAATAGTGCCGGTTGCGCCACGTTCACTATGGTGTACCAAGGTCAGTCCGTCGACATCGAGTTAACATTGCCAGGTCAGCACAATGTAAAAAATGCATTGGCCGCGGCCGCAGCTTGTATTGAGTTGGGCGCAACACTTGAAGACGTGCAACAAGGCTTGACTCAAATGGTCATGGTACAAGGCCGAGTAAATTTAAAGCCAGTAAGCGATCGTTTATTGGTTATTGATGATACTTATAATGCGAATGTGCAATCGGTCAAAGCGGCTATTGATTTATTAGCGAGTTACCAAGGCAAGCAAGTGCTTGTGTTAGGTGATATGGCTGAGCTCGGACACGAGTCTACCAAGCTTCATACTGAAGTTGGTGAGTATGCACTTAACAAAGGAATCGATTTGTTATGTTCGTTTGGCGTGTTAAGTCAAAGTGCATCAAGTGTTTTACAAGCTGAAGGTAAAGGTACGCATTTTTCTTCAAAGCAAGCACTTACGGAAAGTATTAATACTTACATAAAACAGCAACTAGAACTTCAACCTAGTAGTAATGTAACGGTTTTAGTAAAAGGCTCTCGTAGCGCCAAAATGGAATTAGTGGTCGAGCAAGTTATTACCGATAACCAACAAAATAATAAGGCAGAACCATCATGCTAG
- the mraY gene encoding phospho-N-acetylmuramoyl-pentapeptide-transferase — MLVWLAEYLTQFHSGFNVFSYLTFRAILSVLTAMGLSLYFGPKLIRRLQLMQIGQTVRDDGPESHFSKAGTPTMGGILILASIVVSTLLWADLGNKYVWVVLTVVVGYGIVGFVDDYRKVIRKDSKGLIARWKYFWQSVIAIGVAGYLYATAQSPEETALLVPFFKDIMPQLGMMYLLVVYFTLVGTSNAVNLTDGLDGLAIVPTVMVAGALALFAYVTSNVNFSDYLNIPYIPLADELTVVCTAIVGAGLGFLWFNTYPAQVFMGDVGSLALGGALGIIAVLVRQELVLIIMGGVFVMETLSVILQVGSYKLRGERVFKMAPIHHHYELSGWPEPRVIVRFWIISLVLVLVGIATLKLR; from the coding sequence ATGCTAGTTTGGTTAGCAGAATATTTAACTCAATTTCACTCCGGCTTTAATGTCTTTTCTTATCTCACCTTTCGAGCAATTTTGAGTGTATTAACGGCGATGGGGTTGTCTTTGTACTTTGGTCCAAAATTAATTCGTCGCTTACAGTTAATGCAAATTGGTCAAACCGTTCGTGATGATGGTCCTGAAAGTCACTTTAGTAAAGCTGGTACGCCAACAATGGGTGGCATTTTAATATTAGCGAGCATTGTTGTGAGCACCCTTTTATGGGCGGATCTTGGCAATAAGTACGTTTGGGTAGTATTAACGGTTGTTGTTGGCTACGGCATTGTTGGTTTTGTAGATGACTACCGCAAAGTGATTCGAAAAGACAGCAAAGGTTTGATTGCACGTTGGAAGTATTTTTGGCAATCGGTGATCGCCATTGGCGTTGCAGGATACTTGTACGCGACAGCGCAAAGTCCGGAAGAAACGGCTCTATTAGTACCATTTTTCAAAGACATTATGCCGCAGTTAGGCATGATGTACTTGCTTGTTGTTTACTTTACGTTAGTAGGAACAAGTAACGCGGTAAATTTAACCGATGGGTTAGACGGTTTAGCTATTGTACCTACGGTAATGGTTGCTGGGGCGTTGGCGCTGTTTGCTTATGTAACCAGTAACGTGAATTTTTCGGACTATCTTAATATTCCTTATATTCCGCTAGCAGATGAACTAACGGTAGTTTGTACTGCGATAGTGGGAGCTGGCCTTGGCTTTTTGTGGTTCAACACTTATCCGGCACAAGTGTTTATGGGTGATGTAGGCTCATTAGCTTTAGGTGGAGCGTTAGGCATTATTGCGGTTTTAGTTCGTCAAGAGTTGGTCTTAATTATTATGGGTGGCGTGTTTGTGATGGAAACGCTATCAGTTATTTTACAGGTCGGTTCATACAAACTACGTGGTGAGCGTGTATTCAAAATGGCGCCAATTCATCATCACTACGAGCTAAGTGGCTGGCCTGAGCCAAGAGTTATCGTCCGTTTTTGGATTATATCGCTAGTCTTGGTTTTAGTTGGTATTGCAACGTTGAAGTTGCGTTAA
- the murD gene encoding UDP-N-acetylmuramoyl-L-alanine--D-glutamate ligase: MLYKAQILDQLKQHKVALFGLGITGMSMLRFLLSQNISPDVFDTQQVPPEHAQQHELLGQVTTYFGPLANDQFEQYDYVLISPGISLSLPAIVQAKAKGVQVFCDIELFAQVNTKPVLAVTGSNGKSTVVAWLTDFLNRVGKKAVVCGNFGVPVLDVINEDVDAFVIELSSFQLDTTESLVCEAGCVLNVSPDHLDRYDSFADYAQSKRKIYQHAKTAIFNGDDELTTPRVLQPSNDVDTDSAAPHVAFGIGTEVKPGLLWRYNPKNQFLYHSNNVIADFSTFALSGHHNALNALAVMALANAIGVEIENNIAHLAEFSGLTHRCQHVRTLNNVAFIDDSKATNIASCQAAIGGLATKKNIILIAGGDAKGADLSELNEVIVNHVKAVVALGKDKDQFVNFVAPEKLHLVTSMKAAVDVANSLAVSQDVVLLSPACASIDMFRNYQARAAAFIDAVTQLGDQS; encoded by the coding sequence ATGTTATATAAAGCGCAAATATTAGATCAGTTAAAACAGCACAAGGTAGCTTTGTTTGGCCTTGGTATAACTGGCATGTCGATGTTGCGCTTTTTGCTATCTCAGAATATATCTCCTGACGTTTTTGATACCCAACAAGTGCCACCAGAACATGCGCAACAGCATGAGCTATTGGGGCAAGTTACAACGTATTTTGGACCATTGGCAAACGATCAATTTGAGCAATACGATTATGTTTTAATTAGCCCGGGCATAAGTTTGAGTCTGCCGGCAATCGTCCAAGCCAAAGCAAAGGGGGTTCAGGTCTTTTGTGATATTGAATTGTTTGCTCAGGTTAATACAAAACCCGTATTGGCTGTAACAGGCTCGAACGGTAAATCGACAGTGGTTGCTTGGCTTACTGACTTTTTAAATCGAGTAGGTAAAAAGGCTGTGGTATGCGGTAACTTCGGGGTGCCGGTGCTCGATGTGATCAATGAAGACGTTGATGCTTTTGTTATTGAGTTGTCGAGTTTTCAGCTAGATACAACGGAAAGTTTGGTTTGTGAGGCTGGCTGTGTATTGAACGTGTCACCTGATCATTTGGACAGGTATGATAGTTTTGCCGATTATGCACAATCGAAAAGAAAGATCTATCAACACGCAAAAACGGCTATTTTTAATGGCGATGATGAACTAACGACACCAAGAGTTTTACAACCATCTAACGATGTGGACACAGATTCAGCTGCGCCCCATGTTGCATTTGGGATTGGCACTGAAGTTAAACCAGGTTTGTTATGGCGATATAACCCGAAAAATCAATTCTTGTACCACAGCAACAATGTCATTGCGGACTTTTCAACGTTTGCATTGAGCGGACACCACAATGCACTCAACGCCTTGGCAGTAATGGCGCTGGCTAACGCTATTGGTGTTGAAATAGAGAATAATATCGCGCACTTGGCTGAATTTTCTGGTTTAACCCATCGTTGCCAACATGTAAGAACATTAAATAATGTTGCTTTTATTGATGATTCGAAAGCAACCAACATCGCTTCTTGCCAAGCCGCTATTGGCGGTCTTGCTACCAAGAAAAATATAATTCTAATTGCTGGTGGTGATGCAAAAGGTGCTGATCTTAGTGAATTAAACGAAGTTATAGTAAATCACGTAAAAGCGGTTGTGGCGTTAGGGAAAGATAAAGATCAGTTTGTTAACTTTGTTGCCCCAGAAAAGTTACATTTAGTAACCTCAATGAAAGCAGCAGTTGATGTTGCCAATAGTCTAGCAGTATCACAGGATGTCGTTTTGTTATCTCCAGCGTGCGCTAGCATTGATATGTTTAGGAATTACCAAGCAAGAGCCGCAGCATTTATAGACGCGGTGACCCAGTTAGGGGACCAATCATGA
- the ftsW gene encoding putative lipid II flippase FtsW — translation MSRIGFGLVNLASRKTAEELEQPPQHYDRGLFLLTLCLMCFGWIMVTSASMPVAEKLYNNEYYISIKHAVFLVISLLSMTTVLLFKMEWWRKYNMQLLLVATVLLVLVLLVGNTVNGSRRWLPLGVFNLQAAEVAKLFFFAFLAGYLVRQHEQLLENVKGFMKPLGVFTVLAILLLKQPDLGTVIVMFVTTVALLFLAGAKIWQFVALIASGLMAVTGLIWLEPYRMRRVMAFLDPWADAFGSGYQLTQSLMAYGRGDWFGLGLGNSIQKLDYLPEAHTDFIAAVVAEELGFIGLAALVVVMGVLVYRILLVGSKAMEKGLHYSGYFAYAIGIWIAFQVFVNIGASTGLLPTKGLTLPFISYGGSSLIVFSVAVAIVLRIDFELRQKEQLDSSSEVSYEVVT, via the coding sequence ATGAGTAGAATTGGATTTGGCCTGGTAAACCTTGCGAGTCGAAAAACAGCAGAAGAGCTGGAACAACCGCCACAGCATTATGACAGAGGCTTGTTTTTACTCACGTTATGCTTGATGTGTTTTGGCTGGATCATGGTGACGTCTGCTTCGATGCCTGTCGCTGAAAAGCTATATAACAACGAGTATTATATCTCGATAAAACATGCGGTTTTTCTCGTTATATCCTTATTATCCATGACGACTGTGTTGTTATTTAAAATGGAGTGGTGGCGTAAATACAACATGCAACTTTTGCTAGTCGCAACGGTACTTTTAGTTTTAGTGTTACTGGTTGGTAATACGGTAAACGGTAGTCGTCGATGGCTGCCGTTAGGGGTATTTAACTTACAAGCTGCGGAAGTCGCCAAGCTGTTTTTCTTTGCTTTTTTGGCGGGATATCTAGTCCGCCAACACGAACAGTTATTAGAAAACGTCAAAGGCTTTATGAAGCCTCTAGGGGTTTTTACCGTTCTTGCCATATTACTGCTTAAACAGCCCGACTTAGGAACAGTGATCGTGATGTTTGTCACTACGGTTGCATTGTTGTTTTTGGCGGGGGCCAAAATTTGGCAGTTCGTAGCGCTTATTGCCAGTGGCTTGATGGCAGTTACAGGCTTGATTTGGTTAGAGCCTTATCGAATGCGACGAGTAATGGCATTTTTGGATCCTTGGGCCGATGCGTTTGGGAGTGGCTACCAGTTAACTCAGTCATTAATGGCCTATGGCCGCGGTGATTGGTTTGGTCTAGGTCTAGGCAACAGTATTCAAAAGCTCGATTATTTGCCAGAAGCTCACACTGACTTTATTGCCGCGGTGGTCGCGGAAGAGCTCGGTTTTATAGGATTGGCTGCGCTTGTTGTCGTGATGGGTGTACTGGTGTATCGCATCTTACTCGTAGGCTCTAAAGCAATGGAAAAAGGTCTGCACTACAGTGGCTATTTTGCTTACGCCATTGGAATTTGGATTGCGTTTCAGGTGTTTGTAAATATAGGTGCGAGTACCGGCTTATTACCAACTAAGGGATTAACATTGCCATTTATCTCGTACGGCGGCAGCAGTTTAATTGTGTTTTCCGTAGCGGTGGCCATCGTATTACGTATCGATTTTGAGTTACGCCAAAAAGAGCAGTTAGATTCGTCTTCGGAGGTGTCTTATGAAGTCGTCACCTAA
- the murG gene encoding undecaprenyldiphospho-muramoylpentapeptide beta-N-acetylglucosaminyltransferase — protein MKSSPKAIIMAGGTGGHIFPGIALAEQLIANGWTVDWIGTADRMEAELVPKHNLPIHFIDVKGVRGNGLKRLLGMPLMLIKAFFQARKVISSIKPDIVVGFGGYASGPGGLAAKSLGVPLILHEQNAVMGMTNRYLSKVALKTLLAFPIVGRPEQGVKFEVVGNPVRAEISKLNKLPKRLLNEQSSKHILVIGGSLGAQVFNQTLPTLLASLLTSEAKLKVRHQAGKNNSNDVQKRYEDAGFTNTQVVVSDFVDDMQAAYAWADIIICRAGALTVSEVAASGNMAIFVPLPYAVDDHQTANANWLVNAGAAQLIAQPNLEKELPTMLHELLHAPSLITQMQQRARQNANLGTTDRMLSLCQAIGRK, from the coding sequence ATGAAGTCGTCACCTAAAGCGATAATTATGGCCGGTGGTACGGGTGGCCATATATTTCCAGGAATTGCCTTAGCTGAGCAGCTCATTGCAAACGGCTGGACGGTGGATTGGATTGGAACGGCTGATCGAATGGAAGCGGAATTGGTTCCTAAACATAATTTACCTATTCATTTTATTGACGTAAAAGGTGTGCGTGGTAATGGCCTAAAACGTTTGTTAGGAATGCCATTGATGCTAATTAAAGCCTTTTTTCAGGCTAGAAAAGTTATTTCGTCTATTAAGCCTGACATTGTTGTTGGTTTTGGCGGTTACGCATCAGGACCAGGAGGCTTAGCCGCTAAGTCGCTAGGCGTGCCATTAATACTGCACGAACAAAACGCGGTGATGGGGATGACCAATCGCTATTTAAGTAAAGTTGCGTTAAAAACGCTTTTGGCGTTTCCTATTGTTGGTCGACCAGAGCAAGGGGTTAAATTTGAAGTTGTTGGTAATCCAGTTAGGGCCGAAATTTCAAAGTTAAATAAATTACCCAAGCGGTTACTTAATGAGCAAAGTTCAAAACATATTTTAGTGATTGGTGGTAGTCTAGGCGCCCAAGTTTTTAATCAAACTTTACCTACTTTATTGGCGTCACTTTTAACAAGTGAAGCAAAGCTTAAAGTGCGTCATCAAGCGGGTAAAAACAACAGCAATGATGTGCAAAAACGTTACGAAGATGCTGGGTTTACAAACACTCAGGTAGTTGTTTCTGATTTTGTCGATGATATGCAAGCAGCATACGCATGGGCCGATATTATTATTTGTCGAGCTGGAGCGTTGACCGTTTCTGAGGTCGCTGCCTCAGGTAATATGGCAATATTTGTTCCTTTGCCTTATGCCGTTGATGATCATCAAACAGCGAATGCAAATTGGCTAGTAAATGCTGGGGCTGCACAGTTAATTGCGCAACCCAACTTAGAAAAAGAATTGCCCACTATGCTGCATGAATTATTACATGCGCCATCTCTGATTACACAGATGCAGCAACGAGCTCGGCAAAATGCAAATTTAGGCACAACTGACCGCATGTTAAGTTTGTGTCAAGCAATTGGAAGAAAATAA